A single region of the Rhodococcus sp. W8901 genome encodes:
- a CDS encoding LLM class F420-dependent oxidoreductase, whose translation MDLRIFTEPQQGATYDDLLAVARAAEAFGYEAFFRSDHYLAMNAEGLPGPTDAWITLAGLARDTSTIRLGTLVTSATFRYPGPLAIAVAQVDAMSGGRIELGLGAGWFEEEHRAYGIPFPPLGERFDRLEESLAVITGLWETPLGQTFTHEGAHFPVTDSPALPKPVQTPRPPIVIGGMGKRRTPAMAARYADEFNLPFVSIEDTVAQFDRVREACAAVDRDPDKLVYSNALVLCCGRTEDEIARRAARIGREVDELRENGLAGTPAELVDKIGRYSEAGTQRIYLQTLDLADLDHLELVASEVMPQLD comes from the coding sequence ATGGACCTGAGAATCTTCACCGAACCGCAGCAGGGCGCCACGTACGACGATCTTCTTGCGGTCGCCAGGGCGGCCGAAGCGTTCGGGTACGAGGCGTTCTTCCGGTCCGACCACTACCTCGCGATGAACGCCGAGGGCCTGCCCGGACCCACCGACGCGTGGATCACGCTCGCCGGGCTCGCCCGGGACACCTCGACGATCCGCCTCGGCACGCTGGTCACGTCGGCCACGTTCCGATACCCGGGCCCGCTGGCGATCGCCGTGGCCCAGGTCGACGCGATGAGCGGCGGGCGCATCGAGCTCGGTCTCGGCGCCGGCTGGTTCGAGGAGGAGCACCGGGCGTACGGCATCCCGTTCCCGCCGCTCGGTGAGCGCTTCGACCGGCTCGAGGAGTCGCTCGCGGTCATCACCGGACTGTGGGAGACGCCGCTGGGGCAGACCTTCACCCACGAGGGCGCCCACTTCCCGGTCACCGACTCCCCCGCGCTGCCCAAGCCGGTGCAGACGCCGCGCCCGCCGATCGTGATCGGCGGCATGGGCAAGCGCCGCACCCCCGCGATGGCGGCCCGCTACGCGGACGAGTTCAACCTGCCGTTCGTCTCGATCGAGGACACTGTGGCGCAGTTCGACCGGGTCCGGGAGGCGTGCGCGGCCGTGGACCGCGACCCGGACAAGCTCGTCTACTCCAACGCACTCGTCCTGTGCTGCGGGCGCACCGAGGACGAGATCGCGCGGCGCGCGGCCCGCATCGGGCGCGAGGTGGACGAGCTCCGGGAGAACGGTCTGGCGGGTACCCCGGCCGAGCTGGTCGACAAGATCGGACGCTACAGCGAGGCCGGGACGCAGCGGATCTATCTGCAGACGCTCGACCTCGCCGATCTCGACCACCTCGAGCTGGTCGCCTCCGAGGTCATGCCCCAACTGGACTGA
- a CDS encoding glycerophosphodiester phosphodiesterase has product MSPDRRGPLVVAHRGASAERPEHTLAAYDLALQEGADGLECDVRLTRDGHLVCVHDRRIDRTSTGSGIVSEMTLQSLGEHDYGAGGEPAGLLTLAELITLTLDWTSRPTKLFIETKHPVRYGGLVESKVLAELARFGLAAPASADHSRAVVMSFAASAVWRVRRAAPLLPTVLLGDASRYLGGGAATTVGATAVGPSIRTLQEHPEIVDKAAAAGRATYCWTVDDPADVALCKELGVSWVATNHPGRTKKLLGG; this is encoded by the coding sequence ATGAGCCCGGATCGACGAGGTCCCCTCGTGGTCGCACACCGCGGTGCCTCGGCCGAACGGCCCGAACACACCCTCGCGGCCTACGACCTGGCACTGCAGGAAGGTGCCGACGGACTCGAGTGCGACGTCCGGCTCACCCGCGACGGCCACCTCGTCTGCGTCCACGACCGTCGGATCGACCGGACCTCCACCGGTTCCGGCATCGTCAGCGAGATGACACTGCAGTCGCTCGGCGAACACGACTACGGCGCCGGCGGCGAGCCCGCCGGACTGCTCACACTCGCCGAGCTCATCACCTTGACCCTGGACTGGACGTCGCGCCCGACCAAACTGTTCATCGAGACCAAGCACCCCGTCCGCTACGGCGGTCTCGTCGAGAGCAAGGTCCTCGCCGAACTGGCCCGCTTCGGGCTGGCCGCGCCCGCGTCCGCCGACCACTCGCGCGCCGTGGTGATGTCGTTCGCGGCCAGCGCCGTGTGGCGGGTCCGGCGGGCGGCGCCACTGCTGCCGACCGTGCTGCTCGGCGACGCGTCCCGCTACCTCGGCGGCGGCGCCGCGACCACCGTCGGCGCCACCGCCGTCGGGCCGTCGATCCGGACACTGCAGGAGCATCCCGAGATCGTCGACAAGGCCGCCGCGGCCGGCCGCGCCACCTACTGCTGGACCGTCGACGACCCCGCCGATGTCGCGCTGTGCAAGGAGCTCGGGGTGAGCTGGGTGGCGACCAACCATCCGGGACGCACCAAGAAACTGCTGGGCGGCTGA
- a CDS encoding serine hydrolase domain-containing protein, producing the protein MTAAIPRRDSGGTPRRREQYRPPTTMLVDPRFEALATQFFHLFRRTRDGGGALAVYLYGRPVLDIWAGWASPIRKWDSDTVTLSFSTGKGVASTVLHRLAQRGLIDYDSTVAEYWPEFGEAGKESITVRELLSHRAGLHRIRGLVPGRLALLDHDRVSAALAAAVPDPRRTKMPGYHAVTYGSLIAELTARVAGKPFTELVRTEVAEPLGIPEFWFQVPESEKGRIAKVFPHINPYGVPWGATSLALSLVPHLKDIADAGMPEGFDLLVRDPTIHDFVMPGWNGVFSARALARMYAAFANGGVVDGIRFLEPDTIAQLSEVQTRARDYVLGIRMNWRLGYHAALVAARTQHSGAFGHYGLGGSGAFADPDTGLSVAFVTNRLGNALTPFADLRLPSLGARAESLAKHA; encoded by the coding sequence ATGACTGCCGCAATCCCACGGCGAGACTCGGGCGGGACCCCTCGTCGCCGTGAGCAGTACCGACCGCCCACGACGATGCTCGTCGACCCGCGGTTCGAGGCGCTCGCGACCCAGTTCTTCCACCTGTTCCGGCGTACCCGCGACGGAGGCGGCGCCCTCGCCGTGTACCTGTACGGCAGGCCCGTCCTCGATATCTGGGCCGGGTGGGCGTCCCCGATCCGCAAGTGGGACTCCGACACCGTCACGCTGTCGTTCTCCACCGGCAAGGGCGTGGCCAGCACCGTACTGCACCGCCTCGCGCAGCGCGGACTGATCGACTACGACTCCACCGTCGCCGAGTACTGGCCCGAGTTCGGCGAGGCGGGCAAGGAGTCGATCACGGTCCGCGAACTCCTCAGCCACCGCGCGGGCCTGCACCGCATCCGCGGACTGGTGCCCGGCCGGCTCGCGCTGCTCGACCACGACCGGGTCAGCGCCGCGCTGGCCGCCGCCGTGCCGGACCCGCGCCGCACCAAGATGCCCGGCTATCACGCCGTCACGTACGGCTCCCTGATCGCGGAGTTGACCGCACGGGTGGCCGGCAAGCCGTTCACCGAACTGGTCCGGACCGAGGTCGCCGAACCGCTCGGCATCCCGGAGTTCTGGTTCCAGGTGCCGGAGTCCGAGAAGGGCCGGATCGCGAAGGTGTTCCCGCACATCAACCCCTACGGGGTGCCGTGGGGCGCGACGTCGCTGGCGTTGTCGCTCGTGCCGCATCTCAAGGACATCGCCGACGCCGGCATGCCGGAGGGCTTCGACCTCCTGGTGCGCGACCCGACGATCCACGACTTCGTGATGCCGGGCTGGAACGGCGTGTTCAGCGCCCGCGCCCTGGCGCGCATGTATGCCGCGTTCGCGAACGGCGGCGTGGTCGACGGCATCCGGTTCCTCGAGCCCGACACGATCGCCCAGCTCAGCGAGGTGCAGACCCGGGCCCGGGACTACGTGCTCGGGATCCGGATGAACTGGCGGCTGGGGTACCACGCGGCGCTGGTCGCGGCCCGCACCCAGCACTCCGGCGCGTTCGGCCATTACGGGCTGGGCGGATCCGGTGCGTTCGCCGACCCCGACACCGGGCTGTCGGTCGCGTTCGTGACAAACCGGCTGGGCAACGCGCTCACACCGTTCGCGGACCTGCGGCTGCCCAGCCTCGGTGCCCGGGCCGAGTCCCTCGCCAAGCACGCCTGA
- a CDS encoding DUF5926 family protein, with protein sequence MGKKSKRNSGPKPGSGRAEKLEQRRLAREAEVTAPTRPFEGLAAECDLVALREFVPSALAVLPVTDAGKPVTAATVLPGAVAALVRDESGDAGRYVGLQVQAHTADPGADLGAAVAWAQTAEPGTSLTAANPGADSPRLADLIVADALPTITVHQSFDWWIPEGVEPAADVAATVQQANMAIMPSARVEADGVVAAWWVDAGEKAHLRWVRPEDEDALMPALARVHAAGGLHLGEGSRFAGSFRTHGLLVPVFDLDPEKHANEWAAATAELGDRLAQALTVDAPLTAAELRARDGLRGRQVTLR encoded by the coding sequence GTGGGTAAGAAGAGCAAGAGAAACAGTGGTCCCAAGCCGGGCAGCGGTCGCGCCGAGAAGCTCGAGCAGCGTCGCCTCGCACGCGAGGCCGAGGTAACCGCGCCGACCCGGCCGTTCGAGGGCCTCGCCGCCGAATGCGACCTCGTCGCGCTGCGCGAGTTCGTGCCGTCCGCTCTCGCCGTGCTGCCCGTCACCGACGCCGGTAAGCCCGTGACCGCGGCGACCGTGCTGCCCGGTGCCGTGGCCGCGCTGGTCCGGGACGAGTCCGGCGACGCCGGCCGATACGTCGGGCTGCAGGTGCAGGCGCACACCGCCGACCCCGGCGCCGACCTCGGTGCCGCCGTGGCCTGGGCCCAGACGGCCGAGCCGGGAACCTCGCTCACCGCGGCCAACCCGGGCGCCGACAGCCCCCGCCTCGCGGACCTGATCGTCGCGGACGCGCTGCCGACGATCACCGTCCACCAGAGCTTCGACTGGTGGATCCCGGAGGGCGTCGAGCCGGCCGCCGACGTCGCCGCGACCGTGCAGCAGGCCAATATGGCGATCATGCCGTCCGCGCGTGTCGAGGCCGACGGCGTCGTCGCCGCGTGGTGGGTGGATGCCGGCGAGAAGGCGCACCTGCGCTGGGTGCGCCCCGAGGACGAGGACGCGCTGATGCCGGCCCTCGCCCGCGTCCACGCCGCCGGTGGACTGCACCTGGGTGAGGGTTCGCGTTTCGCGGGCTCGTTCCGCACCCACGGCCTGCTGGTGCCGGTCTTCGACCTCGACCCCGAGAAGCACGCCAACGAGTGGGCGGCGGCCACTGCGGAGCTGGGCGATCGCCTGGCGCAGGCGCTGACCGTCGACGCGCCGCTCACGGCCGCCGAGTTGCGCGCTCGCGACGGTCTGCGGGGCCGTCAGGTCACGCTGCGCTGA
- a CDS encoding ferritin, with translation MSASDDSHRTKFHALLHDQIRNEFNASHQYLATAVYFDNADLPQLARHFYKQGNEERNHAMMIIQYFLDRDIAVELTGVDPAKSHFENAREPIALALAQEKSVTEQIVTLARTARDDGDYLGEQFMQWFLKEQVEEVARMTTLLTIADRAGSNLFDLEDFVAREMSSVDDASGAPSAAGGSI, from the coding sequence ATGAGTGCCTCAGACGATTCGCATCGGACGAAATTTCACGCACTTCTCCACGACCAGATCCGCAACGAATTCAACGCGTCGCATCAGTACCTGGCGACCGCGGTCTATTTCGACAACGCGGATCTCCCCCAGTTGGCCCGGCACTTCTACAAGCAAGGCAACGAGGAACGCAACCACGCGATGATGATCATCCAGTACTTCCTGGATCGGGACATCGCGGTGGAACTGACCGGCGTCGACCCGGCCAAGAGCCACTTCGAGAATGCGCGCGAGCCGATCGCGCTCGCACTCGCGCAGGAGAAGTCGGTCACCGAGCAGATCGTCACGCTCGCCCGCACAGCGCGCGACGACGGCGACTACCTGGGCGAACAGTTCATGCAGTGGTTCCTCAAGGAACAGGTCGAGGAGGTCGCGCGCATGACGACGCTGCTGACCATCGCCGACCGTGCCGGCTCCAACCTGTTCGATCTCGAGGACTTCGTGGCCCGCGAGATGAGCAGTGTGGACGACGCATCCGGTGCACCGTCCGCCGCGGGCGGCAGCATCTAG
- a CDS encoding MFS transporter — translation MSGTLGTAATEPRAVSEGGWTPHLILSLISIAVVLEIVSISSTMASVAMMPIGEHFKTDQIAWVTTAYLLAAAVACPLAGKLADIHGKRKVFLACMAIAAVGTLISAVAPSFLILVLGRALFGVIIACMFLGFSLMRDVFPPKTLALAVSLAAGGMGLMTIPSPFITGLLVDAWGFRSIFWFLLVALVVMIPLVVLTTAESPARSSARLDVVGAALLGGGLAAILGGISFGPSWGWTDGGTLLLIIGGLALIAIWVPLALRTTDPLVDLRFFRHGPMFRICLSAGFAYGTISLYATLIPIMCMTPAVLGLGYGFGVDAKGVGLIQIPMGVGSVIGGVLVGRMLRTKFPTLTLAGGAALMMLGSLVTAFWHGGKVEVLFGILLFGLGMGATTASIPNLVIASVPPSVQASMASMVQASQTLVASIMPVIAFAVLNSNIAMVIDGYGFYSDGSTGVAYLISGASSLIAIIIVMTLHRHRKSITAQVAAESASNERDPEPLPAA, via the coding sequence ATGTCAGGAACTCTCGGCACCGCAGCCACCGAGCCGCGCGCCGTATCCGAAGGCGGTTGGACCCCGCACCTCATCCTGTCGCTGATCTCGATCGCAGTCGTCCTCGAAATCGTCTCCATCAGCTCCACGATGGCCTCGGTCGCGATGATGCCCATCGGCGAGCACTTCAAGACCGATCAGATCGCCTGGGTGACCACCGCTTACCTGCTTGCCGCCGCCGTGGCATGCCCCCTCGCCGGCAAGCTCGCCGACATCCACGGCAAGCGCAAGGTGTTCCTGGCGTGCATGGCCATCGCGGCCGTCGGCACCCTGATCTCCGCGGTCGCCCCCAGCTTCCTGATCCTCGTGCTCGGCCGCGCCCTGTTCGGCGTGATCATCGCCTGCATGTTCCTCGGCTTCTCGCTCATGCGCGACGTCTTCCCGCCGAAGACACTGGCCCTCGCGGTCAGCCTCGCCGCAGGCGGCATGGGCCTGATGACGATCCCGTCGCCGTTCATCACCGGCCTGCTCGTCGACGCGTGGGGCTTCCGGTCGATCTTCTGGTTCCTCCTGGTCGCGCTCGTGGTGATGATCCCGCTCGTCGTCCTCACCACGGCGGAGTCGCCGGCCCGCAGCTCGGCTCGGCTCGACGTTGTCGGCGCCGCCCTGCTCGGCGGCGGCCTGGCCGCGATCCTCGGCGGCATCAGCTTCGGCCCCAGCTGGGGATGGACGGACGGCGGCACCCTGCTGCTGATCATCGGCGGCCTCGCCCTCATCGCGATCTGGGTACCGCTCGCTCTTCGCACCACCGATCCGCTGGTCGACCTGCGCTTCTTCCGTCACGGTCCGATGTTCCGGATCTGCCTGTCGGCCGGCTTCGCCTACGGCACGATCTCGCTGTACGCCACGCTCATTCCGATCATGTGCATGACCCCGGCGGTACTGGGCCTCGGCTACGGATTCGGCGTGGACGCCAAGGGCGTCGGGCTGATCCAGATCCCCATGGGTGTCGGCAGCGTCATCGGCGGCGTGCTCGTCGGCCGCATGCTGCGGACCAAGTTCCCGACCCTGACGCTGGCCGGTGGCGCAGCCCTGATGATGCTCGGATCGCTGGTCACCGCCTTCTGGCACGGCGGCAAGGTCGAGGTGCTGTTCGGCATCCTGCTGTTCGGCCTCGGCATGGGCGCGACGACGGCGTCGATCCCGAACCTCGTCATCGCGTCGGTCCCGCCGTCCGTGCAGGCTTCGATGGCGAGCATGGTCCAGGCGTCGCAGACGCTGGTCGCGTCGATCATGCCGGTCATCGCATTCGCGGTACTGAACTCCAACATCGCCATGGTGATCGACGGCTACGGCTTCTACAGCGACGGCAGCACGGGTGTCGCATACCTGATCTCGGGCGCGTCGTCGCTCATCGCGATCATCATCGTGATGACGCTGCACCGCCACCGCAAGTCCATCACGGCCCAGGTCGCGGCCGAGTCCGCGTCGAACGAGCGTGACCCGGAACCGCTGCCCGCGGCCTGA
- a CDS encoding DUF4328 domain-containing protein, giving the protein MSVVQVCARCASRWPVAGSPAQWCPRCGGVLLSPVDTARPAPAAGRNFRWVARSPYPPLGRRSPAPRRLGPTPRYTQVPRWGLLDPPPPEPDDRAPRTEVAADLAPTLLACTAIVFALAAVSEAFRYALLVFNRVRLVDPVTLAVSDAAVWATQVSAPLVALAAAVTTVCRLVVTRRDVFAVRRLADPRTPRSLALGVLVPVVNLVMPGVYLTEIAGDDRRTRTVVRIWWATWAVNGVLVAIALLWRNQDSLQAQADSVVLAAITAAVGAATAVLTLYVIRCFDGLDLFGRPRRVTRWVNAPQSEKAEEAMAG; this is encoded by the coding sequence ATGAGCGTCGTCCAGGTCTGCGCGCGCTGCGCATCCCGGTGGCCGGTGGCCGGCAGCCCGGCCCAGTGGTGCCCGCGGTGCGGCGGCGTCCTGCTCTCCCCGGTCGACACCGCCCGCCCCGCCCCGGCGGCAGGCCGAAACTTTCGCTGGGTCGCGCGTAGCCCGTACCCGCCGCTGGGGCGTCGTAGTCCCGCCCCACGCCGCCTCGGCCCGACGCCGCGATACACCCAGGTCCCGCGGTGGGGTCTGCTCGATCCACCGCCGCCCGAACCGGACGACCGTGCTCCGCGCACCGAAGTGGCCGCGGACCTCGCGCCCACCCTTCTCGCGTGCACCGCGATCGTCTTCGCGCTCGCCGCGGTCTCCGAGGCCTTCCGGTACGCGCTGCTCGTGTTCAACCGGGTGCGACTGGTGGACCCGGTGACGCTCGCGGTGTCGGATGCGGCGGTGTGGGCGACGCAGGTGTCCGCGCCCCTGGTCGCGCTGGCCGCTGCCGTCACCACCGTGTGCAGGCTCGTCGTCACGCGCCGCGACGTGTTCGCCGTCCGGAGACTCGCCGATCCGCGGACACCTCGATCGCTCGCCCTGGGCGTTCTCGTCCCGGTCGTCAACCTCGTGATGCCCGGGGTGTACCTCACCGAGATCGCCGGCGACGACCGCCGAACCCGCACCGTCGTGCGCATCTGGTGGGCGACGTGGGCCGTCAACGGTGTCCTGGTCGCGATCGCACTGCTCTGGCGCAACCAGGATTCGCTGCAGGCGCAGGCCGACAGCGTCGTGCTGGCCGCGATCACGGCCGCCGTCGGCGCCGCCACGGCCGTGCTGACGCTGTACGTGATCCGGTGTTTCGACGGCCTGGACCTGTTCGGTCGGCCGCGCCGCGTCACCCGGTGGGTCAACGCGCCGCAATCCGAGAAGGCAGAGGAGGCGATGGCCGGATGA
- a CDS encoding rhodanese-like domain-containing protein, protein MSIPHVPTVAVTDLPTEPAEAIVLLDVREEDEWELGHAPGAQHIPLVDVPARMDEIDIDAEVYVVCRQGGRSIVAVEYLNNLGFDAYNVAGGMVAWQNAGLPLTADHDPGSAKIY, encoded by the coding sequence GTGAGCATCCCGCACGTTCCCACCGTCGCCGTGACGGATCTGCCGACCGAGCCCGCTGAGGCGATCGTGCTGTTGGACGTGCGCGAGGAGGACGAATGGGAGCTCGGCCACGCTCCCGGCGCGCAACACATCCCGCTGGTGGACGTGCCCGCTCGTATGGACGAGATCGACATCGACGCCGAGGTGTACGTCGTGTGCCGTCAGGGCGGGCGGTCGATCGTCGCCGTCGAGTACCTCAACAACCTCGGTTTCGACGCCTACAACGTCGCCGGCGGCATGGTCGCGTGGCAGAACGCGGGACTGCCGCTCACCGCCGACCACGACCCCGGTTCGGCGAAGATCTACTAG
- a CDS encoding LCP family protein, producing MNGETPDRRQPGPPPRGRPQPPRRIPPPPPGGQPPQRRPQQPPQPEGTQVIRRDGRPGGPNPGRPGPARAWSQAPEPQQAWSQAPAGPPPGGYAPTQKPQPYAEPRRIPPAAPPPRAPQPPRPPSAPAEPPKQRRPRKRGGWLRRVALVLIVLMVASVGGLLLLDTKLNRVDALADYPGRIADTPGTNWLLVGSDSREGLTADQDRELAAGGDIEGKRTDTIIVVHVPKSGATTMVSIPRDSYVNIPGMGRGKINAAFNNGGPQLLVQTVEEATGLRMDHYAEIGFGGFAGIVDALGGVDMCVPYPIDDPLAGINLQEGCQKLTGPEALGFVRTRATALADLDRMNNQRAFMSALLKKATSPTTLINPLRLWPMMSKTANSLQVDDGDHLWNLAGLAWGLRGKMVTTTVPVGGFEVVDGWGDVLLWDREKATEFFDALANDRQVPQTLLTGAP from the coding sequence GTGAACGGCGAGACCCCCGACAGACGTCAGCCGGGCCCGCCGCCGCGCGGCCGGCCCCAGCCGCCGCGCCGCATTCCCCCGCCGCCGCCAGGCGGTCAGCCGCCGCAGCGCCGGCCGCAGCAGCCTCCACAGCCCGAGGGCACCCAGGTCATCCGCCGCGACGGACGCCCCGGCGGCCCGAACCCGGGCCGCCCCGGACCGGCCCGCGCCTGGTCGCAGGCGCCCGAACCGCAGCAGGCCTGGTCCCAGGCACCCGCCGGACCGCCGCCCGGCGGCTATGCGCCGACCCAGAAGCCGCAGCCGTACGCCGAGCCGCGCCGCATCCCGCCGGCCGCACCCCCGCCGCGTGCGCCGCAGCCGCCGCGTCCCCCGTCGGCGCCGGCCGAACCGCCCAAGCAGCGACGACCGCGGAAGCGGGGCGGGTGGCTGCGCCGCGTCGCGCTGGTGCTGATCGTGCTCATGGTCGCGTCGGTCGGTGGACTGCTGCTCCTCGACACCAAGCTGAACCGCGTCGACGCGCTCGCCGACTACCCGGGCCGGATCGCCGACACCCCCGGCACCAACTGGCTGCTGGTCGGCTCGGACAGCCGCGAGGGCCTGACCGCGGACCAGGACCGGGAGCTGGCGGCGGGCGGCGACATCGAGGGCAAGCGCACCGACACGATCATCGTCGTGCACGTCCCGAAGAGCGGCGCCACCACGATGGTGTCCATTCCCCGCGACTCCTACGTCAACATCCCCGGCATGGGCCGGGGCAAGATCAACGCCGCCTTCAACAACGGCGGCCCGCAACTGCTGGTGCAGACCGTCGAGGAGGCCACCGGCCTGCGGATGGACCACTACGCCGAGATCGGCTTCGGCGGATTCGCGGGCATCGTCGACGCCCTCGGCGGTGTCGACATGTGCGTGCCGTACCCGATCGACGACCCCCTCGCCGGTATCAATCTGCAGGAGGGCTGCCAGAAACTGACCGGGCCCGAGGCCCTCGGATTCGTCCGCACTCGCGCGACGGCCCTCGCCGACCTGGACCGGATGAACAACCAGCGCGCGTTCATGAGCGCACTGTTGAAGAAGGCCACCTCGCCCACGACGCTGATCAACCCGCTGCGGTTGTGGCCGATGATGTCGAAGACGGCCAACTCGCTGCAGGTCGACGACGGTGACCATCTGTGGAATCTCGCGGGACTCGCCTGGGGCCTGCGCGGCAAGATGGTCACCACGACCGTGCCGGTCGGCGGATTCGAGGTCGTCGACGGTTGGGGCGACGTCCTTCTGTGGGATCGCGAAAAGGCCACGGAATTCTTCGATGCGCTTGCAAATGATCGCCAGGTTCCGCAGACCCTCCTGACCGGCGCGCCGTGA
- a CDS encoding CPBP family intramembrane glutamic endopeptidase, producing the protein MISRTTVDSWLRPATPQPPTPPLDARERRALWFEITIVLLVTFGLNGIYSALSLLESALAPGGLSEQAVALNPSRSTQSYIDLARQLLGVLKLAAWAALGLYLLWRSGLGPTRIGLGRTKLRDAVLPGVGLAALIGLPGLAFYLAAVALDANLTVMPSTIDDHWWRLPVLVLWAIANSAAEEILVVAYLISRLRRLGWSENSSLLASALLRGSYHLYQGLGGGLGNVLMGLIFGRYWQRTGKLWPLVIAHALIDTVAFVGYALLRGHVSWLP; encoded by the coding sequence GTGATCTCGCGTACCACCGTCGACTCGTGGCTCCGTCCGGCGACCCCGCAGCCACCCACGCCGCCGTTGGACGCGCGGGAGCGGCGGGCCCTGTGGTTCGAGATCACCATCGTCCTGCTGGTGACGTTCGGCCTCAACGGGATCTACAGCGCGCTGTCGCTGCTCGAATCGGCGCTGGCCCCGGGCGGGCTGTCCGAGCAGGCCGTCGCGCTCAATCCGTCCCGGTCGACGCAGTCGTACATCGACCTGGCCCGACAGCTGCTCGGTGTCCTCAAACTGGCCGCCTGGGCGGCCCTGGGGTTGTACCTGCTGTGGCGCAGTGGCCTCGGCCCCACCCGGATCGGCCTGGGCCGGACGAAGCTGCGCGACGCGGTGCTGCCCGGCGTCGGTCTGGCCGCGCTGATCGGACTCCCCGGCCTGGCGTTCTACCTCGCGGCGGTCGCGCTGGACGCGAACCTGACGGTGATGCCCAGCACGATCGACGATCACTGGTGGCGCCTGCCCGTGCTGGTGCTGTGGGCGATCGCGAATTCCGCGGCCGAAGAGATCCTCGTGGTCGCCTACCTGATCTCCCGGCTGCGGCGACTCGGGTGGAGCGAGAACTCGTCGTTGCTGGCATCGGCGCTGCTGCGCGGCAGCTACCACCTCTATCAGGGGCTCGGAGGTGGTCTCGGCAACGTCCTGATGGGCTTGATCTTCGGCCGGTACTGGCAGCGCACCGGCAAACTGTGGCCACTGGTGATCGCACACGCCCTCATCGACACCGTCGCATTCGTCGGTTATGCACTGCTGCGCGGGCACGTGTCGTGGCTGCCGTGA
- a CDS encoding ferritin, whose translation MTEAAHTNEFHRLLQDQIRNEFTASQQYVAVAVYFDSHDLPQLAGRFYRQSAEERDHAMMMIQYLIDNDLPVVVPGIDAVVTEFGSVREPVALALAQERTVTEQVTRLARTARDTGDYLGEQFMQWFLKEQVEEVASMTTLLTIVDRAGDNFFNIEDFVAREMSSGLTADSTAPRIAGAGA comes from the coding sequence ATGACTGAAGCGGCGCACACGAACGAGTTCCACCGACTGTTGCAGGACCAGATCCGAAATGAATTCACCGCCTCGCAGCAGTACGTCGCGGTCGCCGTCTACTTCGATTCCCACGATCTGCCGCAGCTCGCGGGCCGCTTCTACCGCCAGTCCGCCGAGGAACGCGATCACGCGATGATGATGATCCAGTACCTCATCGACAACGACCTGCCCGTCGTCGTGCCCGGGATCGACGCCGTCGTCACCGAGTTCGGATCGGTCCGCGAGCCGGTCGCGCTCGCTCTCGCGCAGGAGAGGACGGTCACCGAGCAGGTCACTCGCCTCGCCCGCACTGCCCGGGACACCGGCGATTACCTGGGCGAACAGTTCATGCAGTGGTTCCTCAAGGAACAGGTGGAAGAGGTCGCGAGCATGACGACGCTTCTGACCATCGTCGACCGAGCGGGCGACAACTTCTTCAACATCGAGGATTTCGTGGCTCGCGAGATGAGCTCGGGCCTGACGGCGGACTCCACCGCTCCGCGGATCGCGGGCGCCGGAGCCTGA